One segment of Neodiprion fabricii isolate iyNeoFabr1 chromosome 1, iyNeoFabr1.1, whole genome shotgun sequence DNA contains the following:
- the LOC124183188 gene encoding serine/threonine-protein kinase RIO3-like isoform X1 — translation MSSPWGKIQPPATAVSLTEIMSEEVAKDLQKKEIRKHADLVMPEPTPEECGLLELDDTDSDAVIAQTLQAQFNREYDSMLKRTEDKFNGFSKVNVSYSNYRTCPSVEPDERKPEVDEENRDWDRFVSVEKEYASIPRCGYKRVGEGSEIITKHDMLMSSRINACRVLAFPPGIKTGDAGSFDMKLNNKVFNSLRAHSHAHCAREKAKARPNPKQIVDKIPLPVSQD, via the exons ATGTCATCACCATGGGGTAAAATTCAACCACCCGCGACAGCAGTCAGTCTTACTGAAATAATGTCAGAGGAAGTGGCTAAAGACTtacaaaaaaa agAAATCCGTAAACACGCAGACCTGGTAATGCCAGAACCAACACCAGAAGAGTGCGGATTGTTAGAGCTCGATGACACGGATAGTGATGCAGTGATTGCACAAACGTTGCAAGCTCAGTTCAATCGAGAATATGACTCAATGCTTAAACGTACTGAAGATAAATTCAATGGCTTCTCCAAAG TTAATGTTTCCTATTCAAATTATCGAACGTGTCCATCTGTCGAACCTGATGAACGTAAGCCTGAAGTAGACGAGGAAAATAGAGACTGGGATAGATTTGTG AGCGTGGAAAAAGAGTACGCTTCCATTCCACGTTGCGGATATAAGAGAGTTGGCGAGGGATCGGAGATCATTACAAAACATGACATGCTGATGTCATCCAGAATCAATGCTTGCAGAGTACTTGCTTTTCCACCTGGAATAAAAACAGGCGATGCTGGCAGTTTtgatatgaaattgaataacaaggttttcaattcgttgaGAGCGCACAGTCATGCGCATTGTGCTCGTGAGAAGGCCAAAGCAAGACCTAATCCTAAACAAATAGTAGATAAAATCCCACTACCTGTTTCGCAAGATTGA
- the LOC124183188 gene encoding serine/threonine-protein kinase RIO3-like isoform X2, translated as MPEPTPEECGLLELDDTDSDAVIAQTLQAQFNREYDSMLKRTEDKFNGFSKVNVSYSNYRTCPSVEPDERKPEVDEENRDWDRFVSVEKEYASIPRCGYKRVGEGSEIITKHDMLMSSRINACRVLAFPPGIKTGDAGSFDMKLNNKVFNSLRAHSHAHCAREKAKARPNPKQIVDKIPLPVSQD; from the exons ATGCCAGAACCAACACCAGAAGAGTGCGGATTGTTAGAGCTCGATGACACGGATAGTGATGCAGTGATTGCACAAACGTTGCAAGCTCAGTTCAATCGAGAATATGACTCAATGCTTAAACGTACTGAAGATAAATTCAATGGCTTCTCCAAAG TTAATGTTTCCTATTCAAATTATCGAACGTGTCCATCTGTCGAACCTGATGAACGTAAGCCTGAAGTAGACGAGGAAAATAGAGACTGGGATAGATTTGTG AGCGTGGAAAAAGAGTACGCTTCCATTCCACGTTGCGGATATAAGAGAGTTGGCGAGGGATCGGAGATCATTACAAAACATGACATGCTGATGTCATCCAGAATCAATGCTTGCAGAGTACTTGCTTTTCCACCTGGAATAAAAACAGGCGATGCTGGCAGTTTtgatatgaaattgaataacaaggttttcaattcgttgaGAGCGCACAGTCATGCGCATTGTGCTCGTGAGAAGGCCAAAGCAAGACCTAATCCTAAACAAATAGTAGATAAAATCCCACTACCTGTTTCGCAAGATTGA
- the LOC124182658 gene encoding U5 small nuclear ribonucleoprotein 40 kDa protein, with amino-acid sequence MHSSAARWFVVCEKTFYSFTITMPILDKRKGDEILALVPASKRTKNEVVFSSREKAVIQSGPPRTSSLMAPIMLLEGHQGDIFSVEFHPEGQYLASTGFDRQIFIWNVYGECENIAVMSGHSGAVMEMHFSPDGSNLYTASTDMTLGLWDLGSGYRIKKLKGHTSFVNSISGARRGPTQLCSGSDDSTIRVWDPRKRGQCQTLNNTYQVTAVTFNDTAEQVISGGIDNDIKVWDLRKNAVLYRLKGHTDTVTGLSLSPDGSYILSNSMDNTLKIWDVRPFGPYERCVKILSGHQHNFEKNLLRCAWSPDGSKVSSGSSDRFHYIWDTTSRRILYKLPGHNGSINDVDFHPKEPIVVSGSSDKQIYLGEIEG; translated from the exons ATGCACAGTTCGGCTGCTCGCTGGTTTGTTGTTTGTGAAAAGACATTTTACAGTTTTACAATAACAATGCCGATCTTAGACAAGAGAAAAGGTGATGAGATTCTAGCATTGGTGCCAGCTTCGAAAAGGACGAAAAATGAAGTGGTTTTCAGCAGTAGAGAAAAGGCGGTGATCCAAAGT GGCCCTCCCAGAACTTCATCACTTATGGCGCCGATTATGCTCCTTGAAGGACACCAAGGAGATATTTTCTCTGTTGAGTTTCATCCGGAGGGTCAATACCTCGCATCGACGGGTTTTGACAGACAAATAT TTATATGGAACGTCTATGGCGAATGTGAGAACATTGCTGTAATGTCGGGCCATAGCGGCGCAGTGATGGAAATGCACTTCAGCCCAGATGGCAGTAACTTGTACACTGCAAGCACAGATATGACCCTGGGACTCTGGGATCTCGGATCTGGATACAGAATAAAGAAACTCAAAGGACACACATCGTTTGTTAATTCTATATCCGGAGCTCGGAGAGGACCTACACAACTTTGTTCTGGCAGTGATGATAGCACTATTCGTGTCTGGGATCCAAGAAAAAGGGGCCAGTGTCAGACTCTTAATAATACCTACCAG GTAACTGCTGTGACATTCAATGATACAGCGGAACAAGTCATCAGCGGGGGTATTGACAACGACATTAAAGTTTGGGACTTACGAAAAAACGCAGTGCTCTATAGATTGAAGGGTCACACAGATACGGTTACTGGTTTGAGCCTGAGTCCAGATGGTTCTTACATATTATCGAATTCAATGGACAACACCCTTAAAATATGGGACGTCCGTCCTTTTGGACCCTATGAAAGATGCGTCAAAATTTTATCCGGCCATCAGCATAATTTCGAGAAG AACCTTCTGAGGTGTGCATGGTCACCAGATGGCAGCAAAGTGTCTTCAGGATCGTCAGATAGATTTCACTATATCTGGGACACGACAAGCCGACGTATCCTTTACAAGCTCCCTGGTCATAATGGATCAATTAACGATGTTGATTTTCATCCAAAAGAACCAATCG TTGTTTCCGGCTCCAGTGACAAACAGATATACCTTGGAGAAATTGAAGGCTGA
- the LOC124179581 gene encoding dihydrolipoyllysine-residue acetyltransferase component of pyruvate dehydrogenase complex, mitochondrial, with translation MLRTTTSLRSDLVRVTFRNVVRTNVVRCLAVECIHRKHLQRPQLCHSPRAVTAWTQQLRFYADYPDHVSVMLPALSPTMETGSIVSWHKKEGDKLNEGDLLAEIETDKATMGFETPEEGYLAKIIVPAGTKNVPIGQLVCIIVSDEASVAAFKNYKADGATAAPAASASPPAPAAPASTAPAAAAPAPTPTPAPAATATPTSMSGDRVFASPLARRLAGEKGLSLQGLKGSGLYASVTSKDLAGASAAAPSSSVGAPTSAPAAGGVYTDIPVSNIRGVIAKRLLESKQNIPHYYLTVDIKMDAALQMREQFNKMLEKDQVKLSVNDIIIKGIAMASKKVPDGNTAWLGDVIRQYHNVDVSVAVSTDNGLITPIVFAADTKGIVQISKEVKALAAKARDGKLQPNEFQGGTITVSNLGMFGIKTFSAIINPPQSIILAVGTTESRLIPAKNEKGFETANFMSVTASCDHRTVDGAVGAQWLTAFKSFMENPTTMLL, from the exons ATGTTACGCACCACAACGAGCCTCCGATCCGATCTGGTGCGCGTCACGTTTCGAAATGTTGTACGGACGAATGTCGTACGATGTTTGGCAGTCGAATGTATTCACAGAAAACATCTGCAAAG GCCTCAGTTATGTCACAGCCCTCGTGCAGTGACAGCATGGACACAGCAGTTGAGGTTCTACGCAGATTATCCGGATCACGTGTCCGTTATGCTACCCGCTCTCTCACCTACCATGGAAACTGGGTCTATAGTTAGTTGGCATAAGAAAGAAG gTGACAAGCTGAACGAAGGTGATCTCCTAGCTGAAATTGAAACTGACAAAGCCACAATGGGATTTGAAACTCCGGAGGAAGGCTACCTGGCAAAAATAATCGTGCCTGCTGGTACTAAAAATGTTCCGATTGGCCAACTTGTTTGTATCATTGTTTCCGATGAGGCGAGCGTTGCGGCTTTCAAAAACTATAAAGCTGATGGAGCAACAGCTGCTCCAGCAGCATCAGCCTCGCCTCCGGCTCCAGCAGCTCCAGCTTCAACTGCCCCAGCAGCGGCTGCTCCAGCCCCAACTCCGACTCCAGCTCCAGCTGCTACAGCAACCCCTACATCTATGTCTGGTGACAGGGTCTTTGCAAGTCCGTTAGCTAGGCGGCTTGCAGGTGAAAAGGGGCTCAGTTTACAA GGTCTTAAGGGTTCAGGATTATACGCTTCAGTGACTTCCAAAGACCTTGCAGGTGCTTCTGCTGCAGCTCCCTCTTCGTCTGTTGGCGCGCCAACTTCAGCACCTGCAGCTGGAGGTGTATACACAGATATTCCAGTGTCAAATATCCGAGGGGTAATAGCAAAACGATTGCTTGAAAGCAAACAGAATATTCCACACTATTATTTGACAGTTGACATTAAGATGGACGCTGCCTTACAAATGAGGGAACAATTCAACAAAATGTTAGAAAAAGATCAAGTGAAACTTAGCGTAAATGACATCATCATCAAAGGCATCGCAATGGCTTCGAAAAAAGTTCCTGATGGCAACACTGCTTGGCTTGGGGATGTCATTAGACA GTATCACAATGTGGATGTAAGCGTCGCTGTAAGTACAGACAATGGTCTTATCACTCCGATTGTATTCGCAGCTGACACAAAGGGTATTGTACAAATCAGCAAAGAAGTGAAAGCTTTGGCAGCAAAGGCGAGAGATGGGAAGCTACAGCCTAACGAATTCCAAGGTGGAACGATTACTGTATCAAACTTAGGAATGTTCGGTATTAAAACCTTCTCCGCAATCATAAATCCACCACAGTCCATCATTCTGGCTGTTGGTACGACCGAATCTCGATTGATTCcagcgaaaaacgaaaaagg ATTCGAAACTGCAAACTTCATGAGCGTTACAGCCAGCTGTGATCATCGCACTGTGGATGGAGCGGTTGGAGCTCAATGGCTCACAGCATTCAAAAGTTTCATGGAAAATCCAACGACGATGCTCCTATAA